A single genomic interval of Pirellulales bacterium harbors:
- a CDS encoding type II secretion system F family protein, with product MPTYQFEAMDATGAEIKDEIDAVSEEEAQATIRQMGYFVTKLSVKKARKSAAEKKKKGKGGKTFAIGGVSTKLLTTFTRQLSILQDAGLPILRSLRILEGQSKPGRLKNSLIDVCDEIEAGATLSEAMSKSPKCFDRLYVNMIKAGEAGGALEVILRRLAEFQEKAQALKRKVKGAMVYPVVVVMIATVILVAIMKFIVPKFKQIFDDFDSELPAMTEWLIWVSDIVINYFFLLPLIPVGIWLFVKLVRKFEYGRYGWDLFTLKVPVFGQLIEKNIMARTSRTLGTLVASGVPILEALFIAKETSGNAVFENLYGKIYDAIREGESIARPMKENSKPGFHPVSAFFWFAFVGGPIGLLMYMLRLNDRIVDDLVINMIDVGEETGELDTMLYKVADTYDEEVAVLTESLVSLLEPLLIVVLGGMVGFIVIALFLPLIKLIGDLS from the coding sequence ATGCCGACGTACCAATTCGAAGCGATGGACGCCACCGGCGCCGAGATCAAGGACGAGATCGACGCCGTCAGCGAGGAAGAAGCGCAGGCGACAATTCGCCAGATGGGCTACTTCGTCACGAAGCTGTCCGTCAAGAAAGCGCGCAAGTCGGCCGCCGAAAAGAAAAAGAAAGGTAAAGGGGGCAAGACCTTCGCCATTGGCGGCGTGAGCACCAAGCTGCTCACCACGTTCACGCGCCAACTCTCCATTTTGCAGGACGCCGGTCTGCCGATCTTGCGCAGCCTGAGAATCCTGGAAGGACAATCGAAGCCGGGCCGGCTGAAAAACTCGCTGATCGACGTCTGCGACGAGATCGAGGCGGGCGCCACGCTCTCGGAGGCGATGTCCAAGAGCCCCAAATGCTTCGACCGCCTGTACGTGAACATGATCAAAGCGGGCGAGGCGGGCGGCGCCTTGGAAGTCATCTTGCGCCGCCTGGCCGAGTTCCAAGAAAAAGCCCAGGCCCTCAAGCGCAAAGTCAAGGGGGCGATGGTCTACCCGGTTGTCGTCGTCATGATCGCCACCGTTATTCTGGTGGCGATCATGAAGTTCATTGTGCCGAAGTTCAAACAGATCTTCGACGACTTCGACAGCGAGCTGCCCGCGATGACCGAGTGGCTCATCTGGGTGTCCGACATCGTCATCAATTACTTCTTCCTGCTGCCCTTGATTCCCGTGGGCATCTGGTTGTTCGTCAAGCTCGTGCGCAAGTTCGAGTATGGCCGCTACGGCTGGGACTTGTTCACGCTCAAGGTGCCGGTGTTCGGCCAATTGATCGAAAAGAACATCATGGCTCGCACCAGCCGCACACTCGGCACGCTGGTGGCGTCGGGCGTGCCGATCTTGGAGGCCTTGTTCATCGCCAAGGAGACCAGCGGCAACGCCGTGTTCGAAAACCTATACGGCAAGATTTACGACGCGATTCGCGAGGGAGAATCGATTGCCCGGCCGATGAAGGAAAACTCCAAGCCCGGCTTCCATCCGGTGTCGGCCTTCTTCTGGTTCGCCTTTGTGGGGGGGCCGATTGGGCTATTGATGTACATGCTGCGGCTCAACGACCGCATCGTCGACGATCTGGTGATCAACATGATCGACGTGGGGGAAGAGACGGGCGAGCTCGACACCATGCTCTATAAAGTGGCCGATACCTACGACGAAGAGGTGGCGGTGCTCACCGAAAGCCTCGTGAGCCTGCTGGAACCGCTGTTGATCGTGGTGCTCGGCGGCATGGTCGGCTTCATCGTGATCGCCCTGTTCTTGCCGCTCATCAAGCTGATCGGCGACCTGAGCTAA
- a CDS encoding type II secretion system GspH family protein yields the protein MQQEGRFALLFASGGYARRDGRRGFTLIELLVVITIIAILAGMALGALYQAQEAARLSRTRSLITKLNAAMQERWESYRTRRLPVDLNQTSGDGRQFALCQLLARRQLMRMELPDRWSDINITALSPTQDKAFGTDTSTGRTERSDWATALGLPKTEFQTIGIPLATPINVPYSALFYAYQRRLAQIGSPTPAYQGAECLYLILTTGMGDESATDMAISPRDVGDFDNDGAKEFIDGWGRPISFLRWAPGFLSDLQPGNPTATNPFDARDLRANHDPFDPAGIDPLAFEMHPLIFSAGSDGVYRIATVENSPNKTPDQNDPYAPTDPGASQLSWRGQVTALQPEDGDGGPEDNIHNHLLDIRR from the coding sequence ATGCAGCAGGAGGGCCGATTCGCTCTCCTGTTTGCGTCTGGCGGCTACGCGCGGCGAGATGGTCGGCGTGGCTTCACGCTGATCGAGCTTTTGGTCGTGATCACGATCATCGCCATTCTGGCGGGCATGGCGCTGGGCGCGTTGTACCAGGCGCAAGAGGCCGCTCGGCTGTCGCGCACGCGTTCGCTGATCACCAAGTTGAACGCCGCCATGCAAGAACGCTGGGAGAGCTATCGCACCCGGCGCTTGCCGGTCGACCTGAACCAGACCAGCGGCGACGGACGCCAGTTCGCGCTGTGCCAACTGTTGGCGCGGCGGCAACTGATGCGGATGGAACTGCCCGACCGCTGGAGCGACATCAATATCACGGCGCTTTCTCCCACGCAAGACAAGGCGTTCGGCACCGACACGTCGACTGGGCGCACGGAGCGCAGTGATTGGGCAACCGCGCTGGGCTTGCCGAAGACCGAGTTTCAAACAATCGGCATACCGCTCGCCACGCCGATCAACGTGCCCTACTCGGCGCTCTTTTACGCCTACCAGCGACGGCTAGCGCAGATCGGCAGTCCCACGCCCGCGTATCAAGGCGCCGAGTGCTTGTACCTGATCCTGACCACGGGCATGGGGGACGAGTCGGCCACCGACATGGCGATATCGCCGCGCGACGTGGGAGACTTTGACAACGACGGCGCCAAGGAATTCATCGACGGCTGGGGGCGCCCCATCTCGTTTCTGCGCTGGGCGCCTGGCTTCCTCTCCGACTTGCAGCCCGGCAATCCCACCGCCACCAATCCGTTCGACGCGCGCGACTTGCGGGCAAATCACGATCCATTCGATCCGGCGGGCATCGACCCGCTGGCGTTTGAAATGCATCCGCTGATTTTCTCGGCCGGTTCGGACGGCGTATACCGCATCGCCACGGTCGAGAACTCGCCGAACAAGACGCCGGATCAAAACGATCCATACGCTCCCACCGATCCCGGCGCCAGTCAGTTGAGTTGGCGCGGCCAGGTGACGGCCCTCCAGCCCGAGGATGGCGACGGCGGACCAGAGGACAACATCCACAACCACTTGCTCGACATCAGGCGTTAA
- a CDS encoding prepilin-type N-terminal cleavage/methylation domain-containing protein has protein sequence MATADQRTTSTTTCSTSGVNVRKLFPHFEITGALCSNRGAGRRGGFTLVELLVVILIVGILAGIALPVILPTLDTRRLREASRTVTSYLNGARDTAMRNGRPVGVMFERFSVTDDGGTTRQQPKMSIVLRQVEVPPPYAGDTIASRALIGGGQIVGLGGVTLNMGVLTVTGPDYGVTRLVKPGDLIRFNYQGAYFQIASGTADTIDNRYLKPPTPTEPWTISSLGVIPVHIQAATVAAPIALPYQIIRQPVKSANPAMQLPESLVIDMEYSGVGGTGSEFSSLNGNAPVVVMFAPDGTASHIYYNYMRASVGSAIHLLLGKRERLDNTWAASQTGDDMSNLQDLENFWISIQPQSGLITSSNVGAINAATTQPADALKQSRVFAESAQALGGR, from the coding sequence ATGGCGACGGCGGACCAGAGGACAACATCCACAACCACTTGCTCGACATCAGGCGTTAACGTGCGGAAGTTGTTTCCACATTTCGAGATCACCGGCGCTTTGTGCAGCAACCGCGGCGCCGGTCGGCGCGGCGGCTTCACGCTGGTCGAGCTATTGGTGGTGATACTGATCGTCGGCATCCTGGCGGGCATCGCGCTGCCAGTGATCTTGCCGACGCTCGACACGCGACGGCTGCGCGAGGCGTCGCGCACGGTGACCAGTTATCTGAACGGGGCCCGCGACACGGCAATGCGCAACGGCCGTCCGGTGGGGGTGATGTTCGAGCGGTTCAGCGTGACCGACGACGGCGGCACGACGCGGCAGCAGCCGAAGATGTCGATCGTGCTGCGGCAGGTGGAAGTGCCGCCCCCCTACGCGGGAGACACGATTGCGTCGCGGGCGTTGATCGGCGGCGGTCAAATAGTTGGGCTCGGCGGCGTGACTCTGAATATGGGCGTGCTGACTGTGACCGGCCCAGACTACGGGGTGACGCGGCTGGTCAAGCCCGGCGATCTGATACGGTTCAATTATCAGGGGGCCTATTTTCAGATCGCCAGCGGCACGGCGGACACCATCGACAATCGTTACCTCAAACCGCCGACGCCAACAGAACCTTGGACGATTTCGTCGCTCGGCGTGATCCCCGTGCATATCCAGGCGGCGACGGTGGCCGCTCCGATTGCCCTGCCGTATCAGATCATCCGCCAGCCGGTGAAGTCGGCCAACCCCGCGATGCAACTGCCGGAGTCGCTGGTGATCGACATGGAGTATTCGGGCGTGGGCGGAACTGGCTCTGAGTTTTCCAGTCTCAATGGCAATGCGCCGGTGGTGGTGATGTTCGCGCCGGACGGCACGGCATCGCACATTTACTACAACTACATGCGAGCCTCGGTCGGCAGCGCGATTCACCTGTTGCTCGGCAAGCGCGAGCGGTTGGACAACACCTGGGCCGCGAGTCAGACAGGCGACGATATGTCGAACCTGCAAGACCTGGAGAATTTTTGGATCTCGATCCAACCGCAGAGTGGGCTGATCACGTCGAGCAATGTGGGCGCGATCAACGCCGCGACGACTCAGCCGGCCGACGCGCTCAAGCAGTCGCGAGTGTTCGCCGAATCGGCCCAAGCATTGGGAGGCAGGTGA
- the metF gene encoding methylenetetrahydrofolate reductase [NAD(P)H], translated as MRVSAAYAPGKLVISFELFPPKTPEGETDLFRHVAELARYSPDFITCTYGAGGSTRDKTLSIVERVRREFGVATAAHLTCVGSTVEQLRGYLRDAREQGVENIVALRGDPPRGETAFRPIEGGFCYANELVALIRGEFPEFGIAVAGYPEKHVEAPSLEVDLDNLQRKVAAGADVVLTQLFYDNADFFRFRALCHERGVTAPIVPGLLPVTNLAQVRRITSLCGARLPASFLQALEGAGDDAEAQFEIGVAQATRQAQELIDGGVPGIHFYVLNKSQAAARVLSAVRG; from the coding sequence ATGCGCGTCTCCGCTGCCTACGCACCCGGCAAGCTCGTGATCTCGTTCGAGCTGTTTCCGCCCAAGACTCCCGAGGGAGAAACCGACCTGTTTCGCCATGTCGCGGAATTGGCGCGGTACTCGCCCGACTTCATCACCTGCACCTACGGGGCGGGGGGCTCGACTCGCGACAAGACCTTGTCGATCGTCGAACGGGTGCGGCGCGAGTTTGGCGTGGCGACCGCCGCGCATCTGACCTGCGTTGGATCGACGGTGGAGCAACTGCGCGGCTATCTGCGCGATGCGCGCGAGCAGGGGGTGGAAAACATCGTGGCGCTGCGGGGCGACCCCCCGCGCGGCGAGACGGCGTTTCGCCCCATTGAGGGGGGATTTTGCTACGCCAATGAACTGGTGGCTTTGATCCGCGGCGAGTTTCCGGAGTTTGGCATCGCCGTGGCGGGCTATCCGGAGAAGCATGTCGAGGCGCCGAGCCTGGAGGTCGATCTCGACAATCTACAGCGCAAAGTCGCCGCCGGCGCCGACGTGGTGCTGACGCAGCTTTTTTACGACAACGCCGACTTCTTTCGCTTTCGCGCGCTGTGCCACGAGCGCGGCGTGACCGCGCCGATTGTGCCGGGCCTGTTGCCGGTGACCAACTTGGCGCAAGTGCGGCGGATCACCTCGCTGTGCGGCGCGCGGTTGCCGGCCAGCTTTTTGCAGGCGTTGGAAGGGGCCGGCGACGACGCCGAGGCGCAGTTCGAGATCGGCGTGGCCCAGGCCACGCGCCAGGCGCAGGAACTGATCGACGGCGGTGTGCCGGGCATCCACTTTTATGTGCTTAACAAGTCGCAGGCCGCCGCCCGGGTGCTGAGCGCGGTGCGCGGGTGA
- the hisA gene encoding 1-(5-phosphoribosyl)-5-[(5-phosphoribosylamino)methylideneamino]imidazole-4-carboxamide isomerase yields the protein MQIWPAIDLRGGKCVRLVQGDYDRETVFGEDPAWMARQFVAQGGEHLHLVDLDGAREGRPKNLDSIRAIRAAVDIPIELGGGIRDEAAIRQLVELGINRCVIGTKAIKEPNWLRDMCRLFPGRIVLGIDARDGMVATDGWLETSGVRATDLARRLKDLPLAAIVFTDIATDGMLSGPNFDALAEMQAATRLPIVASGGVTTAEQVARLAELKLAGAIIGRALYEGAISLPDALAAARGATPSDPVSPRQG from the coding sequence ATGCAGATTTGGCCGGCGATCGACCTGCGCGGCGGCAAGTGCGTGCGCCTGGTGCAGGGAGACTACGACCGCGAGACGGTCTTTGGCGAAGACCCCGCGTGGATGGCGCGGCAGTTTGTCGCGCAAGGGGGCGAGCATCTGCATCTGGTCGATCTCGACGGTGCCCGCGAGGGCCGACCCAAGAATCTTGATTCGATCCGCGCGATTCGCGCGGCGGTCGACATTCCGATCGAACTCGGCGGCGGCATTCGCGATGAGGCGGCGATTCGCCAATTGGTCGAACTGGGCATCAACCGCTGCGTGATCGGCACCAAGGCGATCAAAGAGCCTAACTGGCTGAGAGACATGTGCCGCCTGTTCCCGGGCCGCATCGTGCTGGGCATCGACGCGCGGGACGGAATGGTGGCCACCGATGGCTGGCTGGAGACGAGCGGCGTGCGCGCGACCGATTTGGCGCGGCGACTCAAAGACTTGCCGCTGGCGGCGATCGTCTTCACCGACATTGCCACCGACGGCATGTTGTCGGGCCCCAACTTCGACGCGCTGGCCGAGATGCAGGCCGCAACCCGATTGCCGATTGTGGCCTCTGGCGGCGTGACCACTGCCGAGCAAGTGGCGCGGCTGGCTGAACTGAAGTTGGCCGGCGCGATCATTGGTCGCGCGCTGTACGAAGGCGCCATATCACTGCCCGACGCCTTGGCGGCCGCGCGCGGCGCGACGCCGAGCGACCCTGTATCACCGCGCCAAGGATGA
- a CDS encoding elongation factor G, which produces MAKHSVDKIRNIALCGHGSSGKTTLIDHLLHKAGAVNRTGSVDDNTSICDFDEVEKAHKYTIEAKVAHFERDGLHFNVLDTPGYPDFIGQTIGALHAVDTAVIVINAHSGIEVNTRRVFQEAGKLGLGRMILINKMDTDNIDFPRLVSNIRETFGKACVLLNVPLGSGADFKGVASILKPSGSTAGALIDPAEVHDSLIEAIVEVDEEATQKYFDGEEPTGDELVRLVDESLMAGTLIPIVCASAKTDVGVPEFLDALALCALPSGDIHRKAIGADGAEIDIDPDPNGPLVAQVFKTRIDPFVQKLSYLRVFSGTLHKDSTVHASGARKGIKISQLLEVQANETHPIDAAGPGSIIAIAKAEDLHTGVTLGDLVMPPLAFPTPMAGLAVSPKSRNDEAKLSGALHKIVEEDPTLHLDRDSQTKELVMTGMSELHLHVVQEKLKRRDKVDIETKEPKIPYRETVQTDAEGSYRHKKQTGGRGQFGEVHIRIYPFPANVKPEEFITKDKFPSMRTHHFDPQYNFLWIDSIVGGSIPNNFLPAVEKGFKERLERGVIAGHRIQNVAVEVFFGKHHPVDSSEAAFKTAGSMAFRNVFQQARPALLEPVVKLHVTVPSEKVGDVNSDMSGRRGRVQGLESAGGDFQTVTVEVPLSEVTTYARTLSSMTGGQGSFNMEFSHYDVVPGNVQKEIIEKAQIKEEEDE; this is translated from the coding sequence ATGGCGAAGCATTCGGTCGACAAAATCCGCAACATTGCCCTTTGCGGCCACGGCTCCAGCGGCAAGACCACGCTGATCGATCATCTGCTGCACAAGGCCGGCGCCGTCAACCGCACAGGCAGCGTGGACGACAACACCAGCATTTGCGACTTCGACGAGGTGGAGAAGGCGCACAAGTACACCATCGAGGCCAAGGTCGCCCACTTCGAGCGCGACGGCCTGCACTTCAACGTGCTCGACACGCCGGGTTATCCCGACTTCATCGGGCAGACGATTGGCGCCTTGCACGCCGTCGACACCGCCGTGATCGTGATCAACGCCCACTCGGGCATTGAAGTGAACACGCGGCGGGTGTTTCAGGAGGCGGGCAAGCTGGGGCTGGGCCGGATGATCCTGATCAACAAGATGGACACCGACAACATCGACTTCCCGCGACTGGTCAGCAATATTCGCGAGACCTTCGGCAAGGCGTGCGTGCTGCTCAATGTGCCGCTGGGGAGCGGCGCCGACTTCAAGGGGGTGGCCAGCATCTTAAAGCCCAGCGGCAGCACAGCCGGCGCGCTGATCGACCCGGCCGAAGTACACGACTCGCTGATCGAGGCTATTGTTGAAGTCGATGAAGAAGCGACGCAAAAATACTTCGACGGAGAGGAGCCGACCGGCGACGAACTGGTGCGCCTGGTCGACGAATCGCTGATGGCCGGCACGTTGATCCCGATCGTCTGCGCCTCGGCCAAGACCGATGTGGGCGTGCCGGAGTTTCTCGACGCGCTGGCGCTGTGCGCGCTGCCGTCGGGCGACATTCATCGCAAGGCGATTGGCGCCGATGGCGCGGAGATCGACATCGATCCCGATCCCAACGGGCCGCTGGTGGCGCAGGTGTTCAAGACTCGCATCGACCCCTTTGTGCAAAAGCTCAGTTATCTGCGGGTGTTCTCGGGCACGCTGCACAAAGACAGCACAGTGCATGCCTCTGGGGCGCGTAAAGGGATCAAGATCAGCCAACTTTTGGAAGTGCAGGCCAACGAAACGCATCCGATCGACGCCGCCGGGCCGGGGTCGATCATCGCCATCGCCAAGGCGGAAGACCTGCACACCGGCGTAACGCTGGGCGATCTGGTCATGCCGCCGTTGGCGTTTCCCACTCCGATGGCCGGTCTGGCGGTGAGCCCCAAGAGCCGCAACGACGAGGCCAAATTGTCTGGCGCGCTGCACAAGATCGTCGAGGAAGACCCCACGCTGCATCTGGACCGCGACTCGCAGACCAAAGAACTGGTGATGACCGGCATGAGCGAGTTGCACCTGCATGTGGTGCAGGAAAAACTCAAGCGCCGCGACAAGGTCGACATCGAAACCAAGGAGCCGAAGATCCCTTATCGCGAAACGGTGCAGACCGATGCCGAAGGGAGCTACCGGCACAAGAAGCAGACGGGCGGGCGCGGCCAGTTTGGCGAGGTGCATATTCGCATCTATCCGTTCCCCGCCAATGTCAAGCCGGAGGAGTTCATCACCAAGGACAAGTTCCCTTCGATGCGGACGCACCACTTCGATCCGCAGTACAACTTTTTATGGATCGATTCGATCGTCGGCGGCAGCATTCCGAACAACTTTTTGCCCGCCGTGGAGAAGGGCTTCAAAGAGCGCTTGGAGCGGGGGGTTATCGCCGGGCATCGCATTCAGAATGTGGCGGTGGAGGTCTTTTTCGGCAAGCACCACCCGGTCGACAGCTCGGAAGCGGCCTTCAAGACGGCGGGATCGATGGCGTTTCGCAACGTGTTTCAGCAGGCGCGGCCGGCGCTGTTGGAGCCAGTCGTCAAGTTGCATGTCACCGTCCCCAGCGAGAAGGTGGGGGACGTGAACAGCGACATGTCGGGACGCCGCGGCCGCGTGCAAGGTCTGGAATCGGCGGGCGGCGACTTTCAGACCGTCACCGTCGAGGTGCCGCTGTCGGAAGTGACGACCTACGCCCGCACGCTGTCGAGCATGACGGGGGGACAAGGAAGCTTCAATATGGAGTTTAGCCACTACGACGTGGTGCCCGGCAACGTGCAAAAGGAAATCATCGAGAAGGCGCAGATCAAAGAAGAGGAAGACGAATAG
- a CDS encoding class I SAM-dependent methyltransferase, with translation MTDATTRRALAGMYDRVWDLHAPSALPLLDEPLACYPPEMLFDRAAALGIDASWKVLDAGCGRGDKTVELASRFGASIVAIDLLSANLERAKGLVEEAGLGGRIALCQGSINALPAGNDTFHLVWCRDMLEHVAHLPAALAECRRVLKPTGQMLLLSAFATERMPPQELAPLCGPLCLVRENLNQRRVEAALTGAGLTICERLEVGGDFAEIFEQRSGNAGRELMRLSRLIRRPAMFEAAYGRETCDLAAALYAWLLHQLLGKVSFWLYHLRRGA, from the coding sequence ATGACCGATGCGACCACGCGCCGCGCGCTGGCGGGGATGTACGACCGTGTATGGGACCTGCACGCGCCGAGCGCGCTTCCGCTGCTCGATGAACCGCTGGCATGTTACCCGCCAGAAATGCTCTTCGACCGGGCGGCCGCGCTCGGCATCGACGCCAGTTGGAAGGTGCTCGACGCGGGCTGCGGACGAGGGGACAAAACCGTCGAACTAGCCAGCAGATTTGGCGCCTCGATTGTGGCCATTGATCTGCTGTCGGCCAATTTGGAGCGCGCCAAGGGGCTGGTCGAGGAGGCCGGCTTGGGCGGTCGAATCGCCCTGTGCCAGGGGTCGATCAACGCCCTGCCGGCGGGCAACGACACGTTCCACCTCGTCTGGTGCCGCGACATGCTGGAGCATGTGGCCCATCTGCCCGCCGCCTTGGCCGAATGCCGGCGGGTGCTCAAGCCGACCGGACAGATGTTGCTGCTTTCGGCATTTGCCACCGAGCGCATGCCGCCGCAGGAACTGGCGCCCCTCTGCGGCCCGCTGTGCCTGGTGCGCGAGAACCTCAACCAGCGCAGAGTGGAGGCGGCGCTGACCGGCGCGGGGCTCACCATTTGCGAGCGGTTGGAGGTGGGCGGCGACTTCGCCGAGATCTTTGAGCAGCGGAGCGGGAACGCCGGCCGCGAGTTGATGCGCCTGTCGCGTTTGATTCGGCGCCCGGCCATGTTCGAGGCGGCGTACGGCCGCGAGACGTGCGACCTGGCCGCCGCGCTGTACGCTTGGCTATTGCATCAGTTGCTCGGCAAGGTGTCGTTCTGGCTCTATCATCTGCGGCGCGGCGCGTGA
- a CDS encoding DUF1499 domain-containing protein has protein sequence MTTPPPTKRRSMLSSAATTVVLILLAIFVLLAMYIDDWRRDLTTNHAATSADAADESLRPIATALTVSAAADLVERAAATLPRWQAAGRNPDGEAIELRFVRTTPLMRFKDDITVRVAPATGQGGGGRITAESQSRVGKGDLGQNPRNLRELLTAIRGQMAGG, from the coding sequence ATGACTACCCCGCCGCCAACCAAACGTCGCAGCATGCTCAGCTCCGCCGCCACAACGGTTGTTCTCATCTTGCTGGCGATCTTTGTGCTATTGGCCATGTATATCGACGATTGGCGCCGCGATCTCACGACCAACCACGCGGCCACCTCCGCCGATGCGGCCGACGAATCGCTGCGCCCCATCGCCACGGCGCTCACCGTCTCGGCGGCGGCCGACTTGGTCGAGCGCGCCGCCGCCACCTTGCCGCGCTGGCAGGCGGCCGGACGCAATCCGGACGGCGAGGCGATCGAACTGCGCTTCGTGCGCACCACACCGCTCATGCGATTCAAGGACGACATCACCGTTCGCGTCGCGCCCGCCACAGGGCAGGGAGGAGGTGGTCGCATCACCGCCGAGTCGCAATCGCGGGTCGGCAAGGGAGACTTGGGGCAAAACCCGCGCAACCTGCGCGAGTTGCTCACCGCGATTCGCGGCCAAATGGCGGGCGGCTAG
- a CDS encoding tetratricopeptide repeat protein — translation MRCLIALACGLCCLPTLAADEETRSAPLLDGLGKHSHPVTTQDPVAQRYFDQGLMLSYAFNHAEAERSFREVTQRDPQCAMAWWGVALVLGPNINAPMMPDAVPRAHEALHKGLALADHASPRERAYLDALSKRYGPEPVEDRAELNQAYADAMRRLVEQYPDDLDAATLLAEALMDLHPWDYWTDAGEPQPWTSEFVALIESVLRRDPNHPGANHLYIHAVEASPTPERALAAAQRLATLAPAAGHLVHMPSHIYIRVGRYQDATIANEKAIDADDEYIAQCHAQGLYPLAYAAHNHHFLSAAATMEGRSRQALEAAMHMSKRQDHKLMREEGMASLQHYWIWPLYVQVRFGKWDDILATEQPAADLKYPRGVWHYARAMALLRSGDLDGARVELTKLRELAADPDLANLKIWDANTTGALLQIAAKVVAGELAAAEQRYDEAIGELQAAVALEDALRYDEPATWHLPVRQNLGAVLIAAGRPAEAAEAFQQDLKRYPHNGWSLSGLADSLAAAGKPDEASQARKQFDKSWARADVALPSARF, via the coding sequence ATGCGTTGCCTTATTGCATTAGCCTGCGGCCTGTGCTGTCTGCCCACTCTGGCCGCCGATGAAGAAACCCGTTCGGCGCCGCTCTTGGACGGCCTAGGCAAACACTCGCATCCCGTCACCACCCAAGACCCGGTCGCGCAGCGATATTTCGACCAGGGGTTGATGCTCTCGTACGCCTTCAATCATGCCGAAGCGGAGCGCTCCTTCCGCGAGGTGACCCAGCGCGATCCACAGTGCGCAATGGCGTGGTGGGGCGTGGCGCTGGTGCTAGGGCCCAATATCAACGCCCCGATGATGCCCGACGCCGTGCCCCGCGCTCACGAGGCGCTGCATAAAGGCTTGGCGCTGGCCGATCATGCCAGCCCGCGCGAACGCGCCTATCTCGATGCGCTCTCCAAGCGCTACGGACCCGAACCTGTCGAGGATCGCGCCGAGCTCAACCAGGCCTACGCCGACGCGATGCGCCGCCTCGTTGAGCAATATCCCGACGATCTCGACGCGGCCACGCTCTTGGCCGAGGCGCTCATGGATCTGCACCCTTGGGACTACTGGACCGACGCGGGCGAGCCTCAACCCTGGACCAGCGAGTTCGTGGCGCTGATCGAGTCGGTGCTCCGGCGCGATCCCAATCATCCCGGCGCCAATCATCTGTACATTCATGCGGTCGAGGCCTCTCCCACGCCCGAACGAGCATTGGCCGCCGCCCAGCGGTTGGCGACTTTGGCGCCAGCCGCCGGGCATCTGGTGCATATGCCGTCGCATATCTACATCCGAGTGGGGCGCTATCAAGACGCCACCATTGCCAACGAAAAGGCGATCGACGCCGACGACGAATACATTGCCCAGTGTCACGCCCAGGGGCTCTATCCGTTGGCGTACGCGGCGCACAATCACCACTTCTTGTCCGCCGCGGCTACCATGGAGGGGCGTAGCCGGCAAGCGTTGGAAGCGGCGATGCACATGTCAAAGCGGCAAGACCACAAGCTGATGCGCGAAGAGGGGATGGCCAGCCTCCAGCACTATTGGATCTGGCCGTTGTATGTGCAGGTGCGGTTCGGCAAGTGGGACGACATTTTGGCCACCGAACAACCGGCCGCCGATTTGAAGTATCCCCGCGGCGTTTGGCACTACGCCCGCGCGATGGCCTTGTTGCGTAGCGGCGATTTGGACGGCGCCCGCGTCGAGTTGACCAAGCTGCGCGAACTGGCCGCCGACCCCGATCTGGCCAACCTCAAGATCTGGGATGCCAACACGACTGGCGCCTTGCTGCAGATCGCGGCCAAGGTGGTGGCGGGCGAGTTGGCCGCCGCCGAACAGCGCTACGACGAGGCGATTGGCGAGCTGCAGGCCGCCGTCGCGCTAGAAGACGCGCTTCGTTACGACGAGCCAGCAACCTGGCACTTGCCGGTGCGGCAAAACCTGGGAGCGGTGCTGATTGCGGCCGGCCGACCGGCCGAAGCCGCCGAGGCGTTTCAGCAAGACCTCAAGCGCTACCCGCACAATGGCTGGTCGCTCTCGGGATTGGCCGATAGCCTCGCCGCCGCTGGCAAACCCGACGAAGCGTCCCAAGCGCGAAAACAGTTCGACAAGTCCTGGGCGCGGGCAGACGTAGCCTTGCCAAGCGCCAGATTCTAG